DNA sequence from the Rhodanobacteraceae bacterium genome:
CCTTCAACGGATAGGAGGTTCGCGACGCGCTGGCATAAGGTTGGCGCGTCGCTGTGGGTTGACCACCGTGAACTCCGCTTGCGCGCGATCCCAAAGCGCCTGATCGATGATCGGCTCGTGCGTGCCCAGCACCCGTTCACGACTCCAGAGCTCACCCAGGTAAACGCGGTTCTTCAGCACGGAGGTGAGCGTGACCTTGTG
Encoded proteins:
- a CDS encoding recombinase family protein, with the translated sequence MRRGHHDEGGRPRRGASSGRSIHKVTLTSVLKNRVYLGELWSRERVLGTHEPIIDQALWDRAQAEFTVVNPQRRANLMPARREPPIR